The following are encoded in a window of Pseudomonas graminis genomic DNA:
- the zwf gene encoding glucose-6-phosphate dehydrogenase — translation MLSITVEPCTFALFGALGDLAVRKLFPALYQLDRAGLLHAETRIIALAREPGTPEEHLAYIDKSLRRFVPEAQLETEHVERFQARLSYLHVDFLKGEDYVALAEAVGDAPTMIAYFATPASVYGAICENLALVGLKDRTRAVLEKPIGHDLASSRRVNDAVAKFLPETRIYRIDHYLGKDTVQNLIALRFANSLFETQWNQNHISHVEITVAEKVGIEGRWGYFDQAGQLRDMIQNHLLQLLCLIAMDPPSDLSADSIRDEKVKVLKALAPFTPERLATQVVRGQYIAGYSEGKPVPGYLEEENSNTQSDTETFVAIRADIRNWRWSGVPFYLRTGKRMPQKLSQIVIHFKEPPHYIFAPEQRLQISNRLIIRLQPDEGISLQVMTKDQGLDKGMQLRSNPLQLSFSDAYRSARVPDAYERLLLEVMRGNQNLFVRKDEIEYAWQWCDQLIAGWKKAGDAPKPYPAGSWGPMSSIALITRDGRSWYGDM, via the coding sequence ATGCTCTCGATTACGGTTGAACCGTGCACTTTTGCGTTGTTTGGCGCCTTGGGTGACCTGGCGGTACGCAAACTGTTTCCTGCGTTGTACCAGCTTGACCGAGCTGGACTGCTGCATGCCGAGACCCGAATTATTGCGTTGGCCCGTGAGCCCGGCACTCCTGAGGAGCACCTGGCCTACATCGATAAAAGCCTGCGTCGCTTTGTTCCCGAGGCGCAGCTTGAGACCGAACACGTGGAGCGTTTTCAGGCCCGCCTGAGTTACCTGCACGTCGACTTTCTCAAGGGCGAGGATTACGTCGCGCTCGCCGAGGCCGTGGGCGACGCGCCGACCATGATTGCCTACTTCGCGACCCCGGCGTCGGTCTATGGCGCCATCTGCGAAAACCTTGCACTGGTCGGCCTGAAAGATCGCACCCGCGCCGTACTGGAAAAACCCATCGGCCACGACCTCGCGTCGTCGCGCCGGGTGAACGATGCCGTTGCCAAGTTCCTGCCTGAAACCCGCATTTACCGGATCGACCACTACCTGGGCAAGGACACGGTGCAGAACCTCATTGCCCTGCGGTTTGCCAACAGCCTGTTCGAGACGCAGTGGAACCAGAACCACATCTCCCACGTGGAAATCACCGTGGCGGAAAAGGTCGGCATCGAAGGGCGGTGGGGCTATTTCGACCAAGCCGGTCAGCTGCGCGACATGATCCAGAATCACCTGCTGCAGCTGCTGTGCCTAATCGCGATGGACCCGCCCAGCGACCTGTCCGCCGACAGCATCCGTGACGAGAAGGTGAAAGTGCTCAAGGCACTGGCGCCGTTCACCCCGGAGCGTCTCGCCACACAGGTGGTGCGTGGTCAGTACATCGCCGGGTACAGCGAGGGCAAGCCGGTCCCGGGCTATCTGGAGGAAGAAAACTCCAATACCCAGAGCGACACGGAGACGTTCGTCGCCATTCGTGCCGACATCCGTAACTGGCGCTGGTCGGGCGTGCCGTTCTACCTGCGTACCGGCAAGCGCATGCCGCAGAAGCTGTCGCAGATCGTGATCCACTTCAAAGAGCCGCCGCATTACATCTTCGCCCCAGAGCAGCGCTTGCAGATCAGCAACCGCCTGATCATCCGCCTGCAGCCCGACGAAGGCATCTCGCTGCAAGTGATGACCAAGGATCAGGGCCTGGACAAAGGCATGCAGCTGCGCAGCAACCCTTTGCAACTGAGCTTCTCCGACGCCTACCGCAGCGCCCGCGTGCCGGACGCGTACGAGCGGTTGTTGCTGGAGGTCATGCGTGGCAATCAGAATTTGTTTGTCCGCAAAGACGAAATTGAATACGCCTGGCAATGGTGTGACCAGTTGATCGCTGGCTGGAAAAAGGCGGGCGATGCGCCCAAGCCTTACCCAGCCGGTTCCTGGGGGCCGATGAGCTCCATTGCTCTTATTACGCGTGACGGGAGGTCCTGGTATGGCGATATGTGA
- a CDS encoding ABC transporter ATP-binding protein — translation MATLELRNVNKTYGAGLPDTLKNIELSIKEGEFLILVGPSGCGKSTLMNCIAGLENITGGAIMIGDQDVSGMSPKDRDIAMVFQSYALYPTMSVRENIEFGLKIRKMNQADIDAEVARVAKLLQIEHLLNRKPGQLSGGQQQRVAMGRALARRPKIYLFDEPLSNLDAKLRVEMRTEMKLMHQRLKTTTVYVTHDQIEAMTLGDKVAVMKDGIIQQFGTPKQIYNDPANLFVASFIGSPPMNFIPLRLQRKDGRLFALLDSGQARCELPMSMNDAGLEDREVILGLRPEQIVLASGDAAGLPTIRAEVQVTEPTGPDTLVFVTLNESKVCCRLAPDIAPAVGETLTLQFDPAKVLLFDAKNGERLGVLAPSQSVENMGNVTRLNRN, via the coding sequence ATGGCAACGCTTGAACTACGCAATGTAAACAAGACTTACGGGGCCGGTCTGCCGGACACCCTGAAGAACATCGAACTCTCCATCAAAGAAGGCGAGTTCCTGATTCTGGTCGGTCCTTCGGGCTGCGGTAAGTCGACCCTGATGAACTGCATCGCTGGCCTGGAAAACATTACCGGCGGCGCGATCATGATCGGTGATCAGGACGTCAGCGGCATGAGCCCGAAGGATCGTGACATCGCAATGGTGTTCCAGTCCTACGCGCTGTACCCGACCATGAGCGTGCGCGAGAACATCGAGTTCGGGCTGAAGATTCGCAAGATGAACCAGGCTGATATCGACGCCGAAGTGGCGCGGGTCGCCAAGCTGCTGCAGATCGAGCACCTGCTCAACCGCAAGCCGGGGCAATTGTCCGGTGGTCAGCAACAGCGTGTCGCCATGGGCCGGGCACTGGCTCGTCGTCCGAAGATCTACCTGTTCGACGAGCCGCTTTCCAACCTCGATGCCAAGCTGCGCGTCGAGATGCGGACCGAAATGAAACTGATGCACCAGCGCCTGAAGACCACCACGGTCTACGTGACCCACGACCAGATCGAAGCCATGACCCTGGGCGACAAGGTGGCGGTCATGAAGGACGGCATCATTCAGCAGTTCGGCACGCCGAAGCAGATCTACAACGATCCGGCGAACCTGTTCGTGGCCAGCTTCATCGGCTCGCCGCCCATGAATTTCATCCCGCTGCGTCTGCAACGCAAGGACGGTCGCCTCTTCGCACTGCTCGACAGCGGTCAGGCCCGTTGCGAACTGCCGATGAGCATGAACGACGCCGGCCTTGAAGACCGTGAGGTGATTCTGGGCCTGCGTCCCGAGCAGATTGTGCTAGCGTCCGGTGATGCTGCAGGTCTGCCGACCATTCGCGCCGAAGTCCAGGTGACCGAGCCGACTGGCCCGGATACGCTGGTATTCGTTACCCTCAACGAGAGCAAGGTCTGCTGCCGTCTGGCACCGGATATTGCACCTGCTGTGGGCGAGACCTTGACGCTGCAGTTCGATCCGGCGAAGGTTCTGCTGTTCGACGCAAAAAACGGCGAGCGCCTTGGCGTATTGGCACCGAGTCAGTCGGTGGAGAACATGGGGAATGTCACGCGGCTCAACCGCAACTGA
- a CDS encoding aminotransferase class V-fold PLP-dependent enzyme, translating to MNSTAYAITDLADEQARDEGFWQQVAAQYDVEPGPVNFEYGYFGRMTRAALKDYEQNLAYVNRSNSVYVRQKFDTEDSEFIRADLADLLNVPVREVALTRSASEAVQALIRNYNGLVAGDQVLVSDLDYNSVQTGMRWLAKNRGVEVIEVTHQHPASHDALLQTYRDAFAAHPRLKLVALTYVTHRTGLVMPVKAIAELANAHGIEVILDGAHALGLLDFELADLGVSFAGFNLQKWIGAPLSLGFIYVKQDRLSAIDPDMADERYGADDILGRVPYGTPNIPALMTLPKVFAEHRAMGGAPAKGARLAYLRDLWVTQARTIDGIDVLTPDDPRLYCGITSFRFSRHADQELMVKRLLDEHGIFAVTREGSACGTCIRITPGFTTSAKDVDQLVAALRALA from the coding sequence ATGAACAGCACTGCATACGCAATAACGGATTTGGCGGATGAACAGGCTCGGGACGAGGGGTTCTGGCAGCAGGTCGCGGCGCAGTACGACGTGGAGCCTGGGCCGGTCAATTTCGAATACGGCTATTTTGGCCGCATGACCCGCGCGGCACTCAAGGATTACGAGCAGAACCTCGCCTACGTCAATCGCAGCAACTCGGTCTACGTGCGGCAGAAGTTTGATACCGAAGACAGCGAATTCATTCGCGCGGACCTTGCCGATCTGCTGAACGTACCCGTCCGCGAAGTCGCCCTCACCCGTTCCGCCTCGGAGGCGGTGCAAGCGCTGATTCGCAACTACAACGGCCTCGTGGCAGGCGACCAGGTGCTGGTCAGCGACCTGGATTACAACAGCGTACAGACCGGCATGCGCTGGCTGGCGAAAAACCGAGGCGTGGAAGTGATTGAGGTCACTCATCAGCACCCTGCGAGCCATGATGCGCTGCTGCAAACTTACCGCGACGCCTTTGCCGCACATCCACGGCTCAAGCTGGTGGCGCTGACTTACGTCACCCACCGGACCGGGCTGGTAATGCCGGTGAAGGCCATCGCCGAGCTGGCCAACGCCCACGGCATCGAGGTCATTCTGGATGGCGCCCATGCCTTGGGCCTGCTGGATTTCGAACTGGCTGACCTTGGCGTGTCGTTCGCCGGCTTCAACCTGCAGAAATGGATTGGCGCGCCGCTGAGCCTGGGCTTCATTTATGTGAAGCAGGACCGCCTGAGCGCCATCGATCCCGACATGGCAGACGAGCGCTACGGTGCGGACGACATCCTTGGGCGCGTGCCTTACGGGACGCCGAATATTCCGGCATTGATGACCCTGCCCAAAGTATTCGCCGAGCATCGCGCCATGGGCGGCGCACCGGCCAAAGGCGCACGTTTGGCCTACCTACGAGACCTGTGGGTGACTCAAGCGCGCACCATCGATGGCATCGACGTGTTGACCCCGGACGACCCACGGCTTTATTGCGGAATCACGTCTTTCCGGTTCAGCCGTCACGCGGATCAGGAACTCATGGTCAAGCGACTGCTCGATGAGCACGGCATTTTTGCGGTGACGCGGGAAGGCTCGGCCTGCGGGACGTGTATTCGTATCACACCGGGATTCACCACGTCGGCAAAGGACGTTGACCAGTTGGTGGCAGCACTCCGGGCGCTGGCTTAG
- the pgl gene encoding 6-phosphogluconolactonase → MAICELEFPAGLKAHEFGSPEVLANALADQVAERLTAAISSNPHGTATLVVSGGKSPVAFFKALAQKPLEWSKVCVSLADERWVPTEHADSNEGLLKRFLLQGPAAEAGFFSLYRATTTVDEAAAATDEALKALPNIDVLILGMGDDGHTASLFPDSPHLKEALDLNSERRCLPMLAPTVPHQRLTLTRPVLASAATTILSVSGQAKLDTLRAALAGNDLAEMPVRAFLNPSLEIYWCP, encoded by the coding sequence ATGGCGATATGTGAACTTGAATTTCCGGCGGGCCTGAAGGCCCACGAATTTGGTAGCCCCGAAGTGCTGGCGAACGCGCTGGCTGATCAGGTGGCCGAGCGACTGACGGCTGCGATTTCCAGCAACCCCCACGGCACGGCCACGTTGGTGGTGTCGGGCGGCAAAAGTCCGGTGGCATTTTTCAAGGCGCTGGCGCAGAAGCCGCTCGAGTGGTCGAAAGTCTGCGTGAGCCTGGCCGACGAGCGTTGGGTACCGACCGAGCACGCCGACAGCAACGAAGGCCTGCTCAAGCGTTTCCTGCTTCAGGGCCCGGCGGCCGAGGCGGGGTTCTTTAGCCTGTACCGTGCGACCACGACAGTGGATGAAGCCGCGGCTGCAACGGACGAAGCGCTCAAGGCGCTGCCGAACATCGACGTGCTCATTCTGGGGATGGGCGACGACGGCCACACCGCGTCGCTGTTCCCCGACAGTCCGCATCTGAAGGAAGCGCTGGACCTCAATAGCGAGCGTCGTTGCCTGCCCATGCTCGCGCCGACTGTTCCGCATCAGCGCCTGACCCTGACGCGTCCGGTACTGGCATCGGCAGCGACCACCATTCTGTCCGTTTCCGGCCAGGCCAAACTCGACACATTGCGCGCTGCACTGGCAGGTAATGACCTTGCCGAAATGCCGGTGCGCGCGTTCCTTAACCCGTCTCTAGAGATCTACTGGTGCCCATAA
- a CDS encoding D-hexose-6-phosphate mutarotase yields the protein MPFRDSGSTEHPLQRFFTSVRPQPTFQWERYQQRDVLVINHAQCQAVFSRQGAQLLHFEPAGQKPWLWCAAHWPLVGAIRGGVPVSWPWVGRHPGESGWPANGWGRLLDWKLVESHEHELGVTLRWQLRLWDWQADLFADLGQAMDLRLETLHDDSEPCHFGHGLHAYWRISDVADVALQGLDGAHGYDELSRSACEQRGELRVQGGCQRVFEHAGLLELQDDTWQRRLCIDTGDSDSTVVWHPGSRPLLGVGGDEAMGFLRVEAASGVEDCLSLAPGQHASLSLQATLVH from the coding sequence ATGCCCTTCAGGGATTCCGGCTCAACCGAGCATCCTCTTCAGCGTTTTTTCACTTCGGTGCGACCGCAACCGACTTTTCAGTGGGAACGCTACCAACAGCGCGATGTGCTGGTGATCAATCATGCCCAGTGCCAGGCCGTCTTCAGTCGGCAGGGCGCTCAACTCCTGCATTTCGAACCTGCCGGGCAGAAGCCGTGGTTGTGGTGTGCTGCCCATTGGCCTCTGGTCGGTGCGATCCGCGGCGGCGTGCCGGTCAGTTGGCCCTGGGTCGGGCGTCATCCGGGGGAGAGTGGCTGGCCGGCGAATGGCTGGGGCCGGCTGCTCGACTGGAAACTGGTTGAAAGCCATGAGCACGAGCTGGGAGTGACGTTGCGCTGGCAGCTCAGGTTGTGGGACTGGCAGGCCGATCTGTTCGCTGACCTGGGGCAGGCGATGGACCTGCGCCTTGAAACGCTTCACGACGACAGCGAGCCTTGCCACTTCGGCCATGGCTTGCACGCCTATTGGCGCATCAGCGACGTGGCAGATGTTGCACTCCAAGGGCTCGACGGTGCTCACGGCTACGATGAACTCAGCCGCAGCGCCTGCGAGCAGCGGGGCGAGCTACGGGTCCAGGGTGGTTGTCAGCGGGTATTCGAGCATGCCGGACTGCTTGAGCTACAGGATGACACCTGGCAGCGGCGTCTGTGCATCGACACCGGAGACAGCGACAGCACGGTGGTCTGGCATCCTGGCAGCCGACCCTTGCTCGGTGTGGGTGGCGATGAAGCCATGGGCTTCTTGCGTGTCGAGGCGGCGTCAGGTGTTGAGGATTGCCTGAGCCTGGCGCCCGGGCAGCACGCCAGTTTGAGCCTGCAGGCCACTCTGGTTCACTGA
- a CDS encoding PA2169 family four-helix-bundle protein has product MSDINKEAISILNDLIETSIDGEKGFHTAAEDAKNPEIKAYLLSRSSGCKTSVAELQAEVRALGGNPEDSSSIAGGAHRLWVNLKSALSGKNDEAVLNEVESGEDHALKAYKKAAQEATEKNLPVNVTTLIQRQLQGVQANHDKVKALRDTVRAANK; this is encoded by the coding sequence ATGTCGGATATCAACAAAGAAGCCATCTCTATTCTGAATGACTTGATCGAGACCAGCATTGACGGTGAGAAAGGTTTTCACACTGCCGCTGAAGACGCCAAGAACCCGGAAATCAAGGCTTACCTGCTTTCGCGTTCTTCCGGCTGCAAGACTTCCGTCGCCGAACTTCAGGCTGAAGTCCGTGCTCTGGGCGGTAACCCAGAAGATTCGTCCAGCATCGCTGGCGGCGCACACCGTCTGTGGGTCAACCTGAAAAGCGCGTTGAGCGGCAAGAACGACGAAGCCGTCCTCAATGAAGTAGAGAGCGGCGAAGACCACGCCCTGAAGGCTTACAAAAAGGCTGCCCAGGAAGCTACCGAGAAGAACTTGCCAGTCAACGTGACTACCCTGATCCAGCGTCAGCTGCAGGGCGTGCAAGCGAATCACGACAAGGTCAAAGCCCTGCGTGACACCGTTCGTGCTGCCAACAAGTAA
- a CDS encoding MurR/RpiR family transcriptional regulator — protein sequence MDRVRNLLEQIQSRLEELNKAERKVAEAILSNPQQATRFSIAALAQAAKVSEPTVNRFCRSFDVSGYPELKLQLAQSLASGAAYVSRAVEADDNPEAYTRKIFGSAIASLDSVCQVLDPNLISKAVDLLIQARQIHFFGLGASAPVALDAQHKFFRFNLAVTAHADVLVQRMLASVAHTGELFVIISYTGRTRELVEVARIARENGASVLGLTAADSPLAKASTLSLNIPLPEDTDIYMPMTSRIVQLTVLDVLATGMTLRRGVDFQPHLRKIKESLNASRYPADDELN from the coding sequence ATGGACCGCGTACGCAATCTTCTGGAGCAGATCCAGAGTCGTCTGGAAGAGCTGAACAAGGCCGAGCGCAAGGTCGCCGAGGCGATTCTGAGCAATCCGCAGCAGGCCACCCGCTTCAGCATCGCTGCGCTGGCACAGGCCGCGAAAGTCAGTGAACCGACGGTCAACCGCTTCTGCCGCTCCTTCGATGTCAGCGGCTATCCGGAACTGAAACTGCAGCTGGCCCAGAGTCTGGCCAGCGGCGCCGCCTACGTCAGCCGCGCGGTGGAAGCCGATGACAACCCGGAAGCCTACACCCGCAAGATTTTCGGCAGCGCCATCGCGTCCCTCGACAGCGTGTGCCAGGTGCTTGATCCCAACCTGATCAGCAAAGCGGTCGACCTGCTGATTCAGGCGCGGCAGATTCACTTCTTCGGCCTGGGCGCTTCGGCGCCGGTGGCACTGGATGCGCAGCATAAATTCTTCCGCTTCAATCTCGCTGTCACCGCCCACGCCGACGTGCTGGTGCAGCGCATGCTCGCCTCGGTCGCGCACACCGGCGAGCTGTTTGTGATCATTTCCTACACCGGGCGCACCCGCGAGCTGGTGGAAGTGGCGCGGATCGCCCGGGAGAACGGCGCGTCAGTGCTGGGCCTCACCGCTGCCGACTCGCCGCTGGCAAAGGCCAGCACGCTGAGCCTGAACATCCCGCTGCCCGAAGACACCGACATCTATATGCCCATGACGTCGAGGATCGTCCAGCTGACGGTGCTGGATGTGCTGGCGACCGGCATGACCCTGCGTCGGGGCGTCGACTTCCAGCCGCACCTGCGCAAGATCAAGGAAAGCCTGAACGCGAGCCGGTATCCCGCGGACGATGAGTTGAATTGA
- a CDS encoding DUF3820 family protein, with amino-acid sequence MNPEKLKLLVTRDMPFGKYQGRLLADLPGDYLNWFARQGFPAGELGSLLALMHEIDHNGLSALLDPLRTRPREPLRSGPSKAPIRFN; translated from the coding sequence ATGAATCCAGAGAAACTCAAACTGTTAGTCACGCGCGACATGCCGTTCGGCAAGTATCAGGGTCGGTTGCTGGCAGATCTGCCTGGGGACTACCTGAACTGGTTCGCCCGCCAGGGATTTCCAGCCGGCGAACTGGGCAGCCTGCTGGCACTCATGCATGAGATTGATCACAACGGTCTCTCCGCACTGCTGGACCCCCTGCGCACCCGACCTCGCGAGCCTTTGCGTTCAGGTCCCTCAAAAGCCCCGATACGCTTCAACTAA
- a CDS encoding carbohydrate porin: MKKVRNKSLNQFQLIGGLSVLSALTISGTASAMEPFKASEHMTGDWGGLRQELYDKGYDFPIEYVGEAASNLNGGYNDDRTGRYSDQFAFGVQMDLQKILGWHDAEFKLAITERSGNNISNDRIGDPRAGTLSSSQEVWGRGQTWRLTQMWVKQKYFDGKLDIKVGRFGEGEDFNSFPCDFQNLSFCGSQVGNYVNTWYNWPVSQWAARVKYNITPELFAQIGVYEQNPSYLETGNSFKLSGSGSKGTVVPVEVVWSPSVNSLPGEYRLGYYVSNPSADDLYENENGQPQATAGGDFKSHKDKHGWWVVAQQQLTAHNGDASRGLSIFANATVHDKATNFVDNYQQVGFVYKGPFDARPKDDIGIGVARIHVNDDAQDNRRLVNAVNGIEDYDNPGYLPIQKTEYNSEIYYGVHVTDWLTVRPNLQYVKSPGGVDDVQNALVAGIKIQSKF; encoded by the coding sequence ATGAAAAAGGTACGTAACAAGTCGCTTAACCAGTTTCAGCTGATCGGTGGGTTGTCTGTCCTGAGCGCGTTGACGATTTCCGGAACGGCGTCTGCAATGGAGCCTTTCAAAGCCAGCGAGCACATGACCGGTGACTGGGGTGGTCTGCGTCAAGAGCTGTATGACAAGGGTTACGACTTCCCGATCGAGTATGTAGGCGAAGCCGCCTCCAACCTCAACGGTGGTTACAACGACGACAGAACCGGCCGCTACAGCGACCAGTTTGCGTTTGGCGTACAGATGGACCTGCAAAAAATCCTCGGCTGGCACGACGCAGAGTTCAAGCTCGCGATCACCGAGCGTAGTGGCAACAACATTTCCAACGACCGTATCGGCGATCCGCGTGCCGGCACGCTCAGTTCCTCCCAGGAAGTCTGGGGCCGTGGCCAGACCTGGCGTCTGACCCAGATGTGGGTCAAGCAGAAGTACTTCGACGGCAAGCTGGACATCAAGGTCGGCCGTTTCGGCGAAGGCGAAGACTTCAACAGCTTCCCTTGCGACTTCCAGAACCTGTCGTTCTGCGGCTCGCAAGTCGGTAACTACGTAAACACCTGGTACAACTGGCCGGTCAGCCAGTGGGCTGCACGCGTGAAGTACAACATCACGCCTGAGTTGTTCGCCCAGATCGGTGTCTACGAGCAGAACCCTTCGTACCTCGAAACCGGCAACAGCTTCAAGCTCAGCGGCAGCGGCTCGAAAGGCACCGTCGTACCGGTTGAAGTGGTGTGGTCGCCAAGCGTCAACTCGCTGCCAGGCGAATACCGTCTGGGCTACTACGTGAGCAATCCGAGCGCCGACGATCTCTACGAGAACGAAAACGGCCAGCCGCAGGCGACTGCCGGCGGTGACTTCAAGTCTCACAAAGACAAGCACGGCTGGTGGGTCGTGGCTCAGCAACAGCTGACCGCGCACAACGGCGACGCATCCCGTGGTCTGAGCATTTTTGCCAACGCGACGGTGCATGACAAAGCCACCAACTTCGTCGACAACTACCAGCAGGTCGGCTTCGTCTACAAAGGCCCGTTCGATGCACGTCCGAAGGATGACATCGGTATCGGCGTCGCACGTATCCACGTGAACGATGATGCCCAGGACAACCGTCGTCTGGTTAACGCCGTCAACGGTATCGAAGACTACGACAACCCAGGCTACCTGCCGATCCAGAAGACCGAATACAACTCGGAAATCTACTACGGCGTGCACGTAACCGACTGGCTGACCGTGCGTCCCAACCTGCAGTACGTGAAGAGCCCGGGCGGTGTGGACGACGTTCAGAACGCACTGGTTGCCGGTATCAAGATTCAATCGAAGTTCTAA
- a CDS encoding bifunctional 4-hydroxy-2-oxoglutarate aldolase/2-dehydro-3-deoxy-phosphogluconate aldolase codes for MENTQVKQPLNSMASKIAQIDALCAKAKILPVITIAREQDVLPLADALAAGGLNALEITLRSEFGLKAIRMLRDARPELSVGAGTILDRHMLKAAEEAGSQFIVTPGSTQDLLEAAALSELPLLPGISSASEIMIGYALGYRRFKLFPAEISGGVGAIKALGGPFPEVRFCPTGGVSAANLKSYMALPNVMCVGGTWMIDNAWVKNGDWQRITDATAEAIALFD; via the coding sequence ATGGAAAATACCCAAGTGAAACAGCCGTTGAATAGCATGGCGAGCAAGATTGCCCAGATCGACGCACTCTGCGCGAAAGCGAAGATTCTGCCGGTCATTACCATTGCCCGCGAACAGGATGTCCTGCCGCTGGCCGATGCCCTGGCCGCGGGTGGCCTGAACGCGCTGGAAATCACCCTGCGTTCGGAGTTCGGCCTCAAAGCCATTCGCATGCTGCGTGATGCGCGCCCTGAGCTGAGCGTTGGCGCCGGCACCATCCTTGACCGCCATATGCTCAAAGCGGCCGAGGAGGCGGGTTCACAGTTCATCGTCACCCCCGGCAGCACCCAGGATTTGCTGGAAGCCGCGGCACTAAGCGAATTGCCGCTGCTGCCAGGCATCAGCAGCGCCTCGGAAATCATGATCGGTTACGCGCTGGGTTATCGCCGCTTCAAGCTGTTTCCGGCGGAAATCAGTGGCGGTGTGGGTGCAATCAAGGCACTGGGCGGTCCCTTCCCGGAAGTGCGCTTCTGCCCAACCGGCGGCGTCAGTGCGGCCAACTTAAAAAGCTACATGGCGCTGCCCAACGTGATGTGCGTTGGCGGCACCTGGATGATCGATAACGCGTGGGTGAAGAACGGCGACTGGCAGCGGATTACCGACGCCACTGCCGAAGCCATCGCGTTGTTCGACTGA